A window of Ciconia boyciana chromosome 9, ASM3463844v1, whole genome shotgun sequence genomic DNA:
TTgcagcaagaaggaaaatgggatgaggTGGTTTATGCAGATAGGTTTTTCACTCTGCGGAATCACCCTGAGTGGCAGAAAGAGTGTGGAATTAATttggcaccccagcaccctaTGGTCTTGGCGatagaaaaggagagaaataagcaaaatgAGATTGAAAAGGTGTTGTTCAGCGTGTAGCATTGGACAGAGATGTTTGAAAGTTggtttgcaaaatgaaaggtTAGAGGATGTGGATGCAGTGTTTAGTGAACCAGAGAAACAGATGGTTGTGAGAGCAGCTAGAGCTCAGGTACAGGCTCTGGTGCTGGCTGGGACTCTGCTGGGAACAGTGGATAATCATGTTCCGATTACCAATCCTGGCTGGGACCCTAACCAGATGGGAACCAGGGATTTACTAGTGCAGTACTGGGAATGGATTGCCTACGGAATAAGAAATGCTGTCCCAAAATCAGTAAATTGGTCTCAACTGTATGagataaaataagataaaaaggAGTCACCTACTGACTTTTTGAATCGGCTAAAGGAAGGAATGCAGAAATACCCTACCTCTCAAGAAGGTAAAAGTCAACTAATATTTCTGGGTTTGGGACAGTTGGTTGATATTAGAAGGAAATTACAGAAAGTGCAAGGGGCAGATGCAAGGGACTTGGAAAGGTTATTGGAAATCGGAATAGAGAtagtcaaaaggaaaaacaaatgagtAAAACAATTGCTACAGCTAATGCTAGAGTAGCTGCTTTGCGCACCGTAGAAGGTCAGACACCCCCTTGGAGCAACACCAATGAGGGAAGAGGAGTTATGAGAAGTGGTGCGAGTGCCCCACTTAGAGGGAATAGAGGAAATCAACCCCTCTTGAAAGATCAGTGTGCCTATTGTAAACAAATGGGgcactggaaaaaagattgcTTGAAATTGGGCAAACCGGTGACGGTAGCCAGCACGGAAGAAAACTGACAGGGACCAGGGGAATCTTCCCTAGCGGAACCCTTGGTAAAAATTCAGctagggaaagaagaaaaacctgtagaatttttaatagatacaggtgccacattttcagtattaaatcAGACTTTATTGCCCATGAGTAAAAAAACTGTTAACATTGTGGGAGCAACAGGGCAGGTTGAGAGGGCTTTCTTTCTAAGAccattgaaatttaaaattaggaaaagtGTAGGGATTCATAAATTCCTCTACCTGCCTGAAGCTCCTAGGCCACCTTTGGGAAGGGACTTATTAGAACAATTGAATGccaaaataagatttaaagATGGGTAAGTCGGATTTAAAATACCAGAAGAAAACCATACTGAAATTTTAAGTTTGTCTCTCACTGAACACCAAgttagagaagaagaaattatgcaggaaataaaagacCAGGTATACCGAGGAGTATGGGCCTCGGGAATACCtggaaaagctaaaaatgtgGAATTGGTTGTTGTTAAACTCAAAGAAGGAGCATGACCCATTAGGGTAAAACAATATCCTTTGAAATTGGAAGATAGATGAGGAGTGCAAAGTATCATAGAAAAATTTATCAAATTTGGATTATTGACTGAATGCTCCGCAGAGTATAATGCTCCCATTCTGCCTGTCAAAAAGCCTGATAGCAAAACCTACCGATTGGTACAAGACCTACGGGCAATAAATCAGATAGTTGAAGATTTGCACCCGGTAGTGGCAAACCCATACACTTTATTGACTAGTTTAAAAGAAACCTATGAATGATTCACAGTACTAGATCTGAAAGATGCATTCTTTTGCCTCACCTTGGCCCCTGAAAGCCGCAActtatttgcctttgaatgggaaaacCCCAATTCAGGacggaaaaaaaccccaactaacCTGGACAGTGTTACCTCAAGGATTTAAGAATAGCCTCACAATTTTTGGAAATCAATTGGCTAAAGAATTGGAGGTCTGGGAAAGGCCTCCAGGAAATGGTATCCTTTTGCAATATGTGGATGATATTTTGGtagctacagaaaaagaagaagaatgtAAGGAATGGACTGTGAGTTTGTTAAATTTTCTTGGACTAAGTGGTTATCGAGTATCATTGCAGAAAGTCCAgatcttgggaaaaaaaaagtaatctacTTGGGATTTGTGATTTCTGAAGGACAGAGACAGCTCGGGAAGGACCGAAAGGAAGCCATCTGCAGGACCCCAAAACCGACCATGGTAAAAGAGCTGCGAACCTTTCTGGGAATGACAAGTTGGTGTCGATTATGGATTTATAATTACGGACTTTTAGTTAAACCCTTGTACGAACTGTTGAAAAATAGTCAGACACAGTTAACATGGACTGATGAAGCCAAGAGGGTGTTCAAAGAATTGAAACTGGAATTAATGAGAGCTCCAGCTTTGGGCCTGCCAGACATAACAAAGCCCTTCTGGTTGTTCTCATATGACAGACAAGGGGTGACTTTGGGAATTCTAGCCCAGAGGCTGCGTCCTTATAAATGAGCAGTAgcatatttttccaaacaattGGATGAGGTTAGTAAAGGATGGCCAGGATGCCTTCGGGCAGTTGCCGCTGTTGTTCTGATCATTCAAGAAGCTTGAAAATTGACTTTGGGACAAAAGATGGTTGTGCATACTTCCCATGCTGTAACTTCCATTTTGGAACAAAAAGGAGGACATTGGCTGTCACCATCAAGGTTTCTGAAGTATCAAGCAGTCCTGATGGAACAGGACAAAATTGAAATCGTTACATCTGCTGTTATTAACCCCACTTCTTTTCTAAGTAATAAGCAGGAAATTAAGACTGTTGTACATGATTGTATAGAAACCATTGAGACCGTATATGCAAGCAGGCCTGATCTGAAAGACGAGCCACTGGAAGAAGCTGACCACACTTGGTATACCGACGGGAGTAGTTTTGTAAAGAATGGAGTTTGAATGGCAGGATATGCTGCAACCACCACAGATCAGGTGGTGGAAGCTAAGTCACTCCCTAAAGGCACATCTGCACAACGAGCCGAAATAGTTGCCTTAGCGAGAGCACTGGAGCTTGCCAAAGGATTGCAAGTGAATATACGGACAGATTCAAAATATGCCTTTGGTGTAGTTCATGCTCATGGAGCAATTTGGAAGGAGCGGGGACTCTTAACTGCTCAAGGGAACTTTTAGAGGCTGTGCAACTTCCGTCAGCGGTGGCGATTATGCACTGCAAAGGACATCAGAAAGGTAACACTGACAGggaagtggaaaataaattggCTGATTATGGGGCAAGGCAAGCAGTGGAACAAGGTGAGATATTAAGTTTAATTCCTGAAAAAACTTTGCCACTACCTGAATCAGTTGAATATGATGAAGAGGATCAGAAGTTAATTACTGACTTAGAGGCTGAACTTGGCCTATCAGGATGGGCAGTGTTAAAATATAACAGGATAATAATTCCCTTTAGACTATTGTGGGCACTGACAAAGACTGAACATGATAAAACTCACTGGAGAACTGAAGAGCAGATAGTGGCTAGAAATTTGTTTCAAACTGTGAAAAGTGTAGTTGATAGGTGCGAGACATGTTTGAAAAACAACCCAAAGGTAGAAAATCATGTAAAATTTGGAAGcataagcaaaggaaatgttCCAGGTCAAAACTGGCAAATAGAATTTTCAGAGCTCCCTAGAAACGGGGGGTACAGGTGTCTGTTGGTGTTAACCGGTACCTACTCTCGATGGCCTGAAGCTTTCCCTTGCAGAGCAAATAAAGCCCGAGAAGTACCAAAAGTTTTATTAAGATAAATTATTCCTAGGTTTGGAATGCCAGAAGTGATCTCCTCTGACAGAGGGCCACGCTTTGTGTCACAGGCAGTTCAGAAAGCCAGTtcaaatttttagaaattaattggAAATTGCATACAGCCTACCGCCCACAAGCAAGTGGACAGGTAGAGAAAATGAACCACATGATAAAAACACAATTGAGCAAAATTTTTCAGGAAACCAACTTGAGATGGGATCAGGCCCTCCCAATTCCATTATTGAGACTTCGAACTAAACCAAGGACTAAAGAGAAATTGAGTCTCTTTGAGACTTTATATGGGAGACCATTTCAAACCAGATATCAAGGGCAAGATCTCACCCAAGTAGGGGAAATTAGCTTACAGCAATATCTAATAGCATTAGGAAAACAATTAcaagaagtaaataaattagTAGTATCTACCAGAGCGTGGGGTTTAGGTTCTCCAGTGCAGTTGTTTAAACATGGGGATTGggtttatgttaaaaatatttcaggtgacCCTCTTGAAGAGAAATGGAGTGGCCCTTTTCAAGTTCTGCTCACAACCTACACTGCAGTTAAGCTTGAGAAGCACGCCGCGTGGATCCACTATTCGAGAATTAAGAAAGCACCTACTGGACCATGGAAATCTCAGCCTACAGGACCAACGTCCGTAAGATTGACCCGAAATTAGTTTTCCTGATGCTGCTATGTGCTTGTTTACTAGTGTGTAAAAGTCTATGTGAAGAGGATGCTAACAATTTAATGTTAGAGGATTTGTTAGGATTTGGTAAAATGCGAAATTTGACAAGCGTAACTGCTTGCCTCCCAATTCCCCAATCTGCAGGCCAACCTATCCCATGGGGAATCATACCTGTGAATTTGACAATGCTAGAATATTACAACAAAATGACCCAAGAATTGAACAAGGCTGGAGTAAGATACTATTTAGACCAGAAAGAAGACTGCAGGGATAGAGTTTTGAATGTACTGCAAGATCCAGTGaccacaggaaacaaaactatAATTGCTAAaccaagaggaggaaaatgccCTAAAGGTTATAGCGAAAAGGACTTTGGCTTTGTATCAGGAGGAGGAACTGCCCTGGGTAAATTCGTAATGTGTATTTTCGATTCaattcaaaaagggaaaaaggtgaGATGACCTGAATGTGAGAAACTTAGACAGCTACCAAAACTTGGGTCAAGCCAGTAGAGGGATTTTGGAAGTATATAGGAAATAACGCCTGGTGCATTGATTGGAGTATGAAGCCAATGTTTGATATTAGTAGGAAAAATTGGAAGTGCCTCACAAAGGTAAATCGGACTTTCCACTTTGGAATTACAGCAGAAATGCGCTCAAAATCATTCCCAATAATGTAGGCAAAAGATTCCTTCTCCTGGCTACACTGTCTGGGTAACATCAGATGGATATTGGACCACTCGATTGAAACTAGAACCAATAGGGAGACAAGTAACCCTAGGACTTCTGACAATCTGCCCAACTTGGAAGCGAAGTCCAATTAAAACCACTTcttggggaaaagggaaaggagaaccAGAAGACAATTCATGGGCAGGCCTATCTCTGCTGTCGAATTCAGCTGGGGAAAGCTAGACACGATGAATTCTGCCGAGCCGGTACAGAACAGGGCAcataaaacacacacagcagACTCAGCACACGTTCAGGAGGTGACTTTCAAGAGCTGGCAACCATCATAAAACGTAATTTCCAAGACCATGCACTTTGAAATATCCGCAGCTACCCTAAGAACCTAAGCACCGTGTATACAAAAgcaggtaaaaataaattaacatacCTCAAAGGAAACTTGGCCACAATTCTCGGCAACCTCTCCCGTAGGGACGAGGCCGCCTGAAGCTTCAGCCGGTAGCCGGGCCGGGAGGGTGTCGCAGCAGCTGCCACCCGACAAGCGCAGCTGGCTCTTGCGCGAGTCGGCGGTGAGCGACACCTCGTGCGAATAGGAGTGCAGGAAGGCGCGGACGCCGTCGATGCCCACAAAGTGCGAGGCCGGGATGCCGCGGAAagcgccgctgcccgccgccggcagcTGCGAGCGGCGCCAGCGCCAGCGCCGCAGGCgcagcgccagcagcagcagcaggaaggcgAGGAAGAGGCAGGACACGGCCGCCACGGCCACCACCAGCCACCGCGTCAGGCTGCCGGCCGGCTCGtccggcgccgccgccgcgctgcccaGCTCCGCCAGCAGCTCGGCCACGCTCTCGGCCAGCACCACGGTCAGCGTGGCCGTGGCCGACAGCGCCGGCCGCCCGTTGtccttcaccaccaccaccaggcTCTGCCGCGCCGCGTCGCGGGCCAGCAGGAAGCGCGCCGTGCGCACCTCGCCGCTGTGCAGCCCCACGCGGAACAGCCCCGGCTCCGTCGCCTTGGCCAGCTCGTACGACAGCCACGCGTTCTGCCCCGCGTCCGCGTCCACCGCCACCACCTTGGCCACCAGCGCCCCGGGCTCCGCCGAGCGCGGCGCCAGCTCCACGCCCGCCCAGcccgcgcccggcgccgccgccgccggcgggtaCAGCACCTGCGGCGCGTTGTCGTTCTCGTCCACGATCACGAGCCGCACCGACACGTTGCTGCTCAGCGCCGGCGCGCCGCCGTCCTCCGCCCGCACCCACAGCCACACCTCGCGCACCTCCTCGTAGTCGAAGGAGCGCAGCGCGTACAGCGCGCCCGTCTCCGCCTGCACCGACACGTAGGACGAGAGTGGCGAGCCCCGCACCCGCCCCTCCGACAGCCGGTACCGCACGCGCGCGTTCTGCCCCCAGTCCGCGTCCGCCGCCCGCACCGTCAGCACCAGCGCGCCCGCCGCGTTATTCTCGGGCAGCCGCGCGCTGTAGCGCGCCTCCGCGAACACCGGCGCGTTGTCGTTCACGTCCAGCACCCGCAGCGCCAGCACCGCGCTGCTCCACAGCGCCGGCGACCCGCCGTCCGCCGCCCGCACCGTCACGTTGTACTCCGCCACCTCCTCGCGGTCCAGCTCCCTCGCCGTCACCACGCGGTAGTAGTCCTCGAAGGACTTCTCCAGGCGGAACGGGAGGCGCTCGGCCATGCTGCACCGCACCTCGCCGTTCGCCCCCGAGTCCCGGTCCTGCACGTGCAGCAGGGCCACCACCGTCCCCGACGGGGCGTCCTCAGAGATCGCGCTTA
This region includes:
- the LOC140656869 gene encoding protocadherin gamma-A10-like yields the protein MCAAGRRRGRRERALLWCVLVAAWEAAWGQLRYSVPEEMPKGSFVGDVAKDLELELPALRQRDLSILDKGRTQYFTLHGKTGHLVTAQRIDREQLCRLLEKCVLRCEVIVEGEMQVYGIEVEITDINDNAPSFKENELEERMSETTALGSRFPLARAHDPDVGRNSLQSYELSGDEHFSLAVQAGPGGDQRPELVLAKALDREEAAFHELVLRASDGGEPARTGTARIRVAVLDANDNAPVFSQAEYTVRVPEDVPVGSVLVTVTATDADEGLNGHVKYSLKKVSHMALEIFQLDVETGAITLVRSLDFEEGDSYEVEVQARDGGGLSDMAKVAIAVTDVNDNTPVLTVSSALSAISEDAPSGTVVALLHVQDRDSGANGEVRCSMAERLPFRLEKSFEDYYRVVTARELDREEVAEYNVTVRAADGGSPALWSSAVLALRVLDVNDNAPVFAEARYSARLPENNAAGALVLTVRAADADWGQNARVRYRLSEGRVRGSPLSSYVSVQAETGALYALRSFDYEEVREVWLWVRAEDGGAPALSSNVSVRLVIVDENDNAPQVLYPPAAAAPGAGWAGVELAPRSAEPGALVAKVVAVDADAGQNAWLSYELAKATEPGLFRVGLHSGEVRTARFLLARDAARQSLVVVVKDNGRPALSATATLTVVLAESVAELLAELGSAAAAPDEPAGSLTRWLVVAVAAVSCLFLAFLLLLLALRLRRWRWRRSQLPAAGSGAFRGIPASHFVGIDGVRAFLHSYSHEVSLTADSRKSQLRLSGGSCCDTLPARLPAEASGGLVPTGEVAENCGQVSFEVC